One part of the Streptomyces lydicus genome encodes these proteins:
- a CDS encoding glycosyltransferase — protein sequence MTKPYAAEPRDIFFVSNSVNEMGGITSWSHQMARLFSERGHRVHIVGIVPPPEGRVHELADDLPFRTTTLYSEHPPSVRPVRGLKDRLNVAEQRRRAAREAGMQQQAAKMSALFRAAKPGGIVIVTQVWAMEWVALADTAGLTVIGMSHESFETCRKSSRFGRVKRFYADVDRMLTLTREDADRWIRQRMDNVGFMPNPLPFFPDVPSDRSRKCVVSIGRLHEEKGVDLLLEAWAKVAQQHPDWTLRIYGSGEEAEALRKLAAELGVTSSVEWMGRTADVPGALRESAVFALSSRGEGFPLAPMEAMATAVPCVAFDVAPGVHEIITDGEDGFLAPPGNITEFARHLDTLMSDKDLRDAMGEAARENIQRFSTDEIVARWESLFALVER from the coding sequence ATGACCAAGCCGTACGCAGCCGAGCCGCGGGACATCTTCTTCGTCTCCAACAGCGTCAACGAGATGGGCGGCATCACCAGTTGGTCGCACCAGATGGCGCGCCTGTTCAGCGAGCGGGGCCACCGGGTGCACATCGTCGGCATCGTGCCGCCGCCCGAGGGGCGGGTCCACGAGCTGGCCGACGACCTGCCCTTCCGGACCACCACCCTCTACTCCGAGCACCCGCCATCGGTGCGCCCCGTACGCGGCCTCAAGGACCGGCTCAACGTCGCCGAGCAGCGCCGCCGGGCCGCCCGTGAGGCGGGGATGCAGCAGCAGGCGGCCAAGATGAGCGCGCTGTTCCGGGCGGCGAAGCCGGGCGGGATCGTGATCGTCACCCAGGTGTGGGCGATGGAGTGGGTCGCGCTGGCCGACACCGCCGGCCTGACCGTGATCGGAATGAGCCACGAATCGTTCGAAACCTGCCGTAAGTCCTCCCGCTTCGGCCGGGTCAAGCGGTTTTACGCGGACGTCGACCGGATGCTGACGCTCACCCGCGAGGACGCCGACCGCTGGATCCGGCAGCGGATGGACAACGTCGGCTTCATGCCGAACCCGCTGCCGTTCTTCCCCGACGTCCCCTCGGACCGGTCCCGCAAGTGCGTGGTCAGCATCGGCCGGCTGCACGAGGAGAAGGGCGTCGACCTGCTGCTGGAGGCGTGGGCGAAGGTCGCGCAGCAGCACCCGGACTGGACGCTGCGGATCTACGGCTCCGGCGAGGAGGCCGAGGCGCTGCGGAAGCTCGCGGCCGAGCTCGGGGTGACCTCGTCGGTGGAGTGGATGGGGCGGACCGCCGACGTCCCCGGGGCGCTGCGGGAGAGCGCGGTGTTCGCGCTGAGTTCGCGCGGTGAGGGCTTCCCGCTGGCCCCGATGGAGGCGATGGCGACCGCCGTGCCCTGTGTGGCCTTCGACGTCGCACCGGGAGTGCACGAGATCATCACGGACGGCGAGGACGGGTTCCTCGCTCCCCCGGGCAATATCACCGAATTCGCCCGGCATCTCGACACGTTGATGTCCGACAAGGACCTCCGGGACGCGATGGGCGAGGCCGCGCGGGAGAACATCCAGCGGTTCTCCACGGACGAGATTGTGGCCCGCTGGGAGAGCCTGTTCGCGCTCGTCGAGCGCTAG